AATAATACTCCGGATATTGCTATCATTGAAATTGGAGGCACTATTGGGGATATTGAAGGACTTCCATTCCTTGAAGCTATCCGACAATTACAAACTGATCTTGGTAGGCAAAACTGTCTTTATATCCACCTTACATTAGTACCCTACCTTGGGACAGCTGGTGAACATAAAACAAAACCAACACAACATAGTGTGAAAGAGCTTCGTTCTATTGGAATTCAGCCAAATATCATTCTTTGTCGTTGTGAAAAGCCTATCCCTGATGATATCAAAGCAAAAATCTCTTTATTTTGTGACGTAGAAAAAGATGCTGTTTTTTCTGCTGCTGATATAAATAATATTTATGAGTTACCACTCAAGTTTTATACAGAAGGACTTGATCAAAAAATTACAAGTTTTCTTAACTTACCTACTAAACAAGCCAACCTTAAACCATGGGAACAACTTGTTAACACAATTAATAACCCTAAAGGAAAAGTAACAATCACAATCGTAGGTAAGTATGTAGGACTTACAGAAGCATATAAAAGCCTGCATGAAGCTCTTTGTCATGGAGGAATAGCAAATGAGATTACAGTAGACTTACAATATGTTAACTCTGAAATTATCACAGAAGATAATGTTAATGAAATTTTTAAAGGTGTTGATGGCATTCTTGTTCCAGGTGGATTTGGTTCTCGTGGTATCGAAGGCAAAATTGAATCTATTCGCTATGCACGCCAAAAAAATATTCCTTTCTTTGGCATATGTCTTGGCATGCAATGTGCTGTCATTGAGTTTGCCCGTAATGTTGCAGGAATAGAAAAAGCAAACTCAGAAGAGTTTAATCCTGTAGCAGCTGATAAAGTTATTTATCTTATGAAAGAATGGTACGATTTCCGCAACAATGCCATAGAATATCGTGACTCACTATGTGACAAAGGAGGAACTATGCGTCTTGGTTCTTACCCTTGTACTCTTATAAAAAATACTAAAGCTTTTAAAGCATATCAAACAGACTCTATAGAAGAACGTCATCGTCATCGATATGAATTTAATAATATATATAGAGACCAGTTTGCTGAAAAAGGAATGATATTTAGTGGAACTTCTCCTGATAATACACTTGTAGAAATTATTGAACTTCTCAATCATCCTTGGTTTATTGGATGTCAATTTCATCCTGAGTTCAAGTCATACCCTATGAAACCACATCCACTATTTAAAGACTTTATCCATGCTGCTTGCAACCATAATAAACAATAACACTGTAATATATATATATATTCACTGCTTATGACTACAGATGATCTTTATCACTCCCTGGTTTCAA
The sequence above is drawn from the Lawsonia intracellularis PHE/MN1-00 genome and encodes:
- a CDS encoding CTP synthase — encoded protein: MKTKFIFITGGVLSSLGKGLSAASIGALLTSRGMTVTIQKLDPYINIDPGTMNPYQHGEVYVTDDGAEADLDLGHYERFLGTSLSQKNNSTSGAIYYKVISKERRGDYLGATVQVIPHITDEIKSTILSLAKSSIDNNTPDIAIIEIGGTIGDIEGLPFLEAIRQLQTDLGRQNCLYIHLTLVPYLGTAGEHKTKPTQHSVKELRSIGIQPNIILCRCEKPIPDDIKAKISLFCDVEKDAVFSAADINNIYELPLKFYTEGLDQKITSFLNLPTKQANLKPWEQLVNTINNPKGKVTITIVGKYVGLTEAYKSLHEALCHGGIANEITVDLQYVNSEIITEDNVNEIFKGVDGILVPGGFGSRGIEGKIESIRYARQKNIPFFGICLGMQCAVIEFARNVAGIEKANSEEFNPVAADKVIYLMKEWYDFRNNAIEYRDSLCDKGGTMRLGSYPCTLIKNTKAFKAYQTDSIEERHRHRYEFNNIYRDQFAEKGMIFSGTSPDNTLVEIIELLNHPWFIGCQFHPEFKSYPMKPHPLFKDFIHAACNHNKQ